From Enterococcus mediterraneensis, the proteins below share one genomic window:
- a CDS encoding acetyl-CoA carboxylase biotin carboxylase subunit, protein MFSKVLIANRGEIAVRIIRACRELGISTVAVYSEADREALHTELADEAICIGPAKAADSYLNVQQILSAAVITKAEAIHPGFGFLSENSRFAAMCEEINVTFIGPTSETIDAMGNKINARQLMNEADVPVIPGSDGEVSDVEEALAIAEKIGYPVMLKAAAGGGGKGIRKVLSKEELPQHFASAQQEAKAAFGNDAMYLEKIIYPARHIEVQILGDAFGKVLHLGERDCSLQRNNQKVLEESPSVVISEKKRQELGAAAVRAAKAVNYRNAGTIEFLMDESGDFYFMEMNTRIQVEHPITEMVTGIDLVKKQIEIAANEPLELEQEDIRLSGHAIECRINAENPAFNFAPSPGTINNLFLPSGGLGIRVDSGMYSGYTIPPYYDSMIAKVIVHGDNRFEALMKMQRALGELVTEGVMTNAEFQMDLISHPQVIAGDYTTAFLQETFLPNWTPEQ, encoded by the coding sequence ATGTTTTCGAAAGTATTGATTGCTAATCGCGGAGAAATCGCCGTACGGATCATTCGTGCTTGTCGCGAATTGGGAATTTCGACGGTGGCTGTTTATTCCGAAGCAGATCGGGAAGCACTGCATACGGAATTAGCGGATGAAGCGATCTGTATCGGACCGGCAAAAGCCGCAGATTCTTATCTAAATGTCCAACAGATACTAAGTGCCGCAGTCATCACAAAGGCCGAAGCGATCCATCCGGGATTTGGCTTTTTATCTGAAAACAGCCGATTTGCCGCGATGTGTGAAGAAATCAATGTCACATTCATTGGACCCACCAGCGAAACGATCGATGCCATGGGAAATAAAATCAATGCCCGGCAATTGATGAATGAAGCTGATGTACCGGTGATCCCTGGAAGCGACGGCGAAGTTTCTGACGTAGAGGAAGCTTTGGCGATTGCCGAAAAGATCGGCTATCCAGTCATGTTGAAAGCAGCAGCCGGTGGCGGAGGCAAAGGGATCCGCAAAGTCCTTTCCAAAGAAGAATTGCCTCAGCATTTTGCCTCTGCTCAGCAGGAAGCAAAAGCGGCGTTTGGTAATGACGCCATGTATCTGGAGAAAATCATTTATCCAGCACGTCATATCGAAGTCCAAATCTTAGGGGACGCATTTGGCAAGGTCCTTCATTTAGGGGAACGAGATTGCTCCTTACAAAGAAACAATCAGAAAGTCTTGGAAGAATCGCCATCTGTCGTGATCTCAGAGAAGAAAAGACAGGAGTTGGGTGCAGCAGCTGTTCGGGCAGCAAAAGCGGTCAATTATCGGAATGCCGGGACGATTGAATTTTTGATGGATGAAAGCGGCGATTTTTACTTCATGGAAATGAATACGCGAATCCAAGTAGAACATCCTATCACTGAGATGGTTACTGGGATCGATCTTGTAAAAAAACAGATCGAGATCGCGGCTAATGAGCCTCTTGAATTGGAACAAGAAGATATCCGCTTATCAGGACATGCCATCGAGTGCCGGATCAACGCGGAAAATCCAGCCTTTAATTTTGCGCCATCTCCTGGAACGATCAATAATCTCTTTTTGCCTAGCGGCGGATTAGGGATCCGGGTGGATAGCGGGATGTATTCCGGCTATACGATCCCTCCTTATTATGATTCTATGATCGCAAAAGTCATCGTACATGGTGACAATCGTTTTGAAGCATTGATGAAGATGCAGCGTGCGTTGGGAGAATTGGTAACAGAAGGAGTCATGACCAATGCAGAATTCCAAATGGATCTGATCAGTCATCCTCAAGTGATCGCTGGGGACTATACCACCGCGTTTTTACAAGAAACATTTTTACCAAATTGGACGCCTGAACAGTAG
- the accD gene encoding acetyl-CoA carboxylase, carboxyltransferase subunit beta — MALFKKKKNYIRINPNHNAAPANAPHVPDNMWAKCPNCKHTLYTKEIGIEKVCPHCGYNFRISAWERIAITIDEKSFEEWDTECVTKDPLQFPGYQEKIETMQEKTGLKEAVLTGEATIQGLPFALGIMDSHFIMGSMGTVVGEKITRLFERATKKRLPVVIFTASGGARMQEGIFSLMQMAKISAAVKRHSEAGLFYLTVLTDPTTGGVTASFAMEGDIILAEPQSLIGFAGRRVIEQTIKQELPDDFQKAEFLQKHGFVDQIVPRKELKQRIYQLLKFHTMKGWSIT, encoded by the coding sequence ATGGCTCTATTTAAGAAAAAGAAAAATTACATTCGTATTAATCCTAATCATAATGCAGCGCCTGCCAACGCTCCTCATGTCCCTGACAATATGTGGGCCAAGTGTCCGAATTGTAAACATACACTTTATACAAAAGAAATCGGTATTGAAAAAGTATGCCCGCATTGCGGCTATAATTTTCGGATCAGCGCTTGGGAACGGATCGCTATTACGATCGATGAAAAAAGCTTCGAGGAATGGGATACAGAATGCGTGACAAAAGATCCGCTGCAATTTCCGGGATATCAAGAAAAAATCGAAACGATGCAAGAAAAGACCGGATTGAAGGAAGCTGTTTTAACTGGTGAAGCAACGATCCAAGGTCTGCCTTTTGCATTAGGCATCATGGATTCGCATTTTATTATGGGAAGTATGGGAACAGTAGTTGGCGAAAAGATCACTCGTTTATTTGAACGGGCAACAAAAAAGCGTCTGCCAGTCGTTATTTTTACAGCTTCAGGAGGCGCGAGAATGCAAGAAGGAATCTTTTCTTTAATGCAAATGGCGAAAATTTCCGCCGCTGTCAAACGCCACAGTGAAGCCGGATTATTTTATTTAACTGTTTTGACCGATCCGACAACAGGCGGAGTGACAGCAAGTTTTGCGATGGAAGGCGACATTATCTTAGCTGAACCACAAAGCTTGATTGGCTTTGCCGGCCGTCGAGTAATCGAGCAGACTATCAAGCAAGAATTGCCAGATGACTTTCAGAAAGCCGAATTTTTACAAAAACATGGTTTCGTCGATCAAATCGTTCCTCGGAAAGAATTGAAACAACGAATCTATCAACTGCTGAAATTCCATACGATGAAAGGATGGTCGATCACATGA
- a CDS encoding acetyl-CoA carboxylase carboxyl transferase subunit alpha has translation MKMTAHDIVQLARAKDRLTALDYFEALFDEFQEFHGDRLFADDEAVVGGIALLDQKPVTVIGIQKGKDLQENLRRNFGAPHPEGYRKALRLMKQAEKFGRPVITFINTAGAFCGVGAEERGEGEAIARNLLEMSDLKVPIVAIIIGEGGSGGALALALGDEVWMLEHSIYAILSPEGFASILWKDGSRSKEAAELMKITAAELAELEIVDRVIPETLNGQPIPQEKINQMIRKGLIEKLHILSAMTQSERLAARYERFRKF, from the coding sequence ATGAAAATGACTGCTCATGACATCGTTCAATTAGCGCGAGCAAAAGATCGACTGACTGCTCTTGATTATTTTGAGGCGCTTTTTGATGAATTCCAAGAATTTCACGGAGATCGTTTGTTTGCTGACGATGAAGCAGTCGTTGGCGGGATCGCGCTGTTGGATCAAAAGCCTGTCACTGTGATCGGTATCCAAAAAGGCAAAGACTTGCAAGAAAATCTTCGCCGAAATTTTGGCGCGCCTCATCCTGAAGGCTACCGTAAAGCACTGCGTTTGATGAAGCAAGCCGAAAAATTCGGGCGACCTGTGATTACTTTTATCAATACAGCCGGCGCATTCTGCGGTGTGGGGGCCGAAGAACGCGGTGAAGGGGAAGCTATTGCCCGCAATCTTTTGGAAATGTCAGATTTAAAAGTACCGATCGTCGCTATTATCATTGGTGAAGGCGGCAGTGGTGGGGCATTGGCACTTGCGTTAGGGGATGAAGTCTGGATGCTGGAACATTCTATTTACGCGATTTTATCTCCGGAGGGCTTTGCATCGATCCTCTGGAAAGATGGCAGCCGATCGAAAGAAGCCGCGGAATTGATGAAAATCACTGCTGCGGAACTGGCGGAACTGGAGATCGTTGACCGAGTGATCCCTGAAACGCTAAACGGACAGCCGATCCCTCAAGAAAAAATCAATCAGATGATCCGCAAAGGGTTGATTGAGAAACTGCATATACTTTCAGCAATGACACAATCAGAACGTCTAGCGGCAAGATATGAACGCTTCCGCAAATTTTGA
- a CDS encoding transporter substrate-binding domain-containing protein yields MKKILSGVAAVALLFMLGACGGSQKSEGDSQSKALDAVKDAGVLKVGMSADFAPFEFHSMVDGKDKIVGADVDLANAIADDLGVDIEFMDMEFNAVLSSLEQGKVDIAISGISATPERKKSFDFSDNYYNPPQKVIVNKKNADKFTSVDSLKGKKVGAQKGSVQEDVVKQQLPDAQMVSVAKVPNLIIELNQGSIDALVVEETVGASYISQNPDLQFADIDLKSSKDEAYSIALPKDSGTLKTEIDKIIKKLNDSGKIEEFVQKNIELANKNADK; encoded by the coding sequence ATGAAAAAAATTCTAAGTGGAGTTGCAGCGGTCGCGTTGTTGTTTATGCTGGGAGCATGCGGCGGCAGTCAGAAATCAGAAGGAGATTCACAAAGTAAAGCATTGGATGCTGTCAAAGATGCAGGAGTTCTGAAAGTTGGGATGTCTGCGGACTTTGCACCTTTTGAGTTCCACTCGATGGTCGATGGCAAAGATAAAATCGTTGGAGCCGATGTGGATCTGGCGAATGCTATCGCTGATGATTTAGGTGTTGATATCGAATTTATGGATATGGAGTTCAATGCTGTCCTCAGTTCATTGGAACAAGGAAAAGTCGATATCGCAATCTCAGGGATCTCAGCCACACCAGAACGTAAAAAATCTTTCGACTTCTCGGATAACTACTACAATCCACCTCAAAAGGTGATCGTGAATAAGAAAAACGCGGATAAATTCACCTCTGTCGACAGCTTGAAAGGCAAAAAAGTCGGCGCGCAAAAAGGTTCCGTTCAAGAAGATGTAGTCAAACAACAGCTTCCTGATGCACAGATGGTTTCTGTTGCTAAAGTACCTAACTTGATCATTGAATTGAATCAAGGTTCGATCGATGCGTTAGTCGTAGAAGAAACAGTCGGCGCTTCTTACATTTCACAAAATCCTGATCTGCAATTTGCTGATATCGATTTGAAATCCAGCAAAGATGAAGCGTACTCGATTGCATTGCCAAAAGACAGCGGTACTCTTAAAACAGAGATCGACAAAATCATCAAAAAATTGAACGATTCAGGCAAGATCGAAGAGTTCGTTCAAAAAAATATTGAATTAGCGAATAAAAACGCTGATAAATAG
- a CDS encoding amino acid ABC transporter permease, whose product MNFSFLPDFFPYFLSGTMVTIIISVVTIIFGTIIGVIIALMKLSQVSPLRWFANIYIEILRGTPMLIQILIGFGLLQGVIHAPTVSLGVLDVDFGRLIPGIIVISLNSGAYVAEIVRGGIISVEVGQKEAAESLGLRPLQAMRYVILPQALRNILPSMGNEFITLIKDSSLLSTIGIYELLSSAQIVITNSYIPLEPLYIAAAIYFILTFFTGRLLALWEEKMGKGYQR is encoded by the coding sequence ATGAATTTTTCCTTTTTACCAGATTTTTTTCCTTATTTTCTGTCAGGAACAATGGTAACGATCATCATTTCCGTTGTGACGATCATTTTCGGTACGATCATCGGCGTCATTATTGCGCTGATGAAACTGTCACAGGTTTCTCCCTTGCGCTGGTTTGCGAATATCTATATTGAGATCCTGCGAGGTACACCCATGCTGATCCAGATTTTGATTGGTTTTGGTTTGCTGCAAGGTGTGATCCATGCGCCGACTGTTTCACTAGGCGTTTTAGATGTTGACTTTGGACGCTTGATTCCCGGGATCATTGTGATCTCATTGAATTCCGGCGCTTATGTGGCAGAGATCGTCAGAGGCGGGATCATTTCCGTTGAAGTAGGCCAAAAAGAAGCGGCGGAATCATTAGGTCTGCGTCCGTTACAAGCGATGCGCTACGTTATCTTGCCGCAAGCTTTGCGCAATATCTTGCCATCGATGGGTAATGAATTTATTACCTTGATCAAAGATTCGTCCTTGCTTTCAACGATTGGGATCTATGAATTGCTAAGCAGTGCGCAGATCGTGATCACCAACTCTTATATCCCATTAGAACCATTATATATAGCTGCCGCGATCTACTTTATCTTGACTTTCTTCACTGGTCGCCTTTTAGCTTTATGGGAAGAAAAAATGGGTAAAGGGTATCAAAGATAG
- a CDS encoding amino acid ABC transporter ATP-binding protein — MTDTLIKVDGLHKSFKKNQVLKGIDSEIKKGEVVVIIGPSGSGKSTFLRCLNLLEVPTKGNIYFEGVDITDKNNDIYKMREKMGMVFQNFNLFPNMTVLDNLTLSPLKVKKQDKAEAVAISEQLLEKVGLSDKKDAYPQSLSGGQKQRIAIARALAMQPDVMLFDEPTSALDPEMVGEVLAVMKQLAKDGMTMVIVTHEMGFAKEVGDRVLFMDEGIIMEEGTPEEIFQHAQNPRTIDFLSKIL, encoded by the coding sequence ATGACAGACACACTGATCAAAGTGGATGGTTTGCATAAATCATTTAAGAAAAATCAGGTATTGAAAGGAATCGATTCAGAAATAAAAAAAGGCGAGGTCGTAGTGATCATCGGTCCGTCAGGGTCAGGGAAAAGCACCTTTTTACGCTGCTTGAATCTGTTGGAAGTACCGACAAAAGGCAATATTTATTTCGAAGGTGTCGATATCACTGACAAGAACAACGATATCTATAAAATGCGGGAAAAAATGGGGATGGTGTTCCAAAACTTCAACCTTTTCCCAAACATGACAGTCTTGGACAACTTGACACTTTCACCGTTGAAAGTAAAGAAACAAGACAAAGCCGAAGCTGTAGCTATCAGTGAGCAGCTTTTGGAAAAAGTCGGTTTAAGCGACAAGAAGGATGCCTATCCCCAATCACTTTCCGGAGGACAAAAACAGCGGATCGCCATTGCACGAGCGCTAGCGATGCAGCCGGATGTCATGCTGTTTGACGAACCGACTTCGGCACTAGATCCAGAAATGGTAGGAGAAGTATTGGCGGTCATGAAACAATTAGCCAAAGACGGAATGACGATGGTGATTGTTACTCACGAAATGGGCTTTGCGAAAGAAGTAGGGGATCGTGTGCTCTTTATGGATGAAGGAATCATCATGGAAGAAGGCACTCCGGAAGAAATCTTCCAACATGCACAAAATCCTCGTACTATTGATTTCTTATCGAAAATATTATAA
- a CDS encoding Ltp family lipoprotein: protein MVTLFSLIFIASGIATWYFIKKKPDKNNRNIALGLAMISIALIDISSTLANEKQTAETTISTFESEKTNNTFENKKNEVDETETSVSREFSNAMKAAVNYIDLSPYSKEGLYSQLLYEKYPEDAARYAVENIDVDWKSQAHTHAKQYLSHSHFSKEGLFNQLLYDKYEEHDARYAVENIDADWKSQAQAHAKQYLSHSHFSKEGLYNQLLSEKYEENDARYAIENIDADWKAHALATAKQYLADSPFSDAALYDQLIYEKFTPEESQYAIDNLN, encoded by the coding sequence ATGGTAACTTTATTTAGTTTGATATTCATCGCTAGTGGTATAGCAACCTGGTACTTCATAAAAAAGAAACCTGATAAAAATAATAGAAATATCGCTCTCGGATTAGCTATGATTTCAATTGCTTTGATCGACATCAGCAGTACCCTTGCTAATGAAAAACAAACAGCTGAAACTACAATCTCCACATTCGAATCAGAGAAAACAAATAATACATTTGAGAATAAAAAAAATGAAGTTGATGAAACTGAAACCAGTGTTTCTAGAGAGTTTTCTAACGCAATGAAAGCTGCTGTCAACTACATCGATCTTTCTCCTTATTCCAAGGAAGGTTTATACAGTCAATTATTATACGAGAAGTATCCAGAAGATGCTGCTAGATATGCCGTAGAAAATATTGATGTTGATTGGAAATCTCAAGCCCATACTCACGCCAAACAATATCTTAGTCATTCACATTTTTCCAAGGAAGGCTTATTTAATCAATTATTGTATGATAAATATGAAGAACACGATGCTAGATATGCTGTAGAAAATATTGATGCTGACTGGAAATCTCAAGCCCAAGCACACGCCAAACAATATCTTAGTCATTCGCATTTTTCAAAAGAAGGACTATATAATCAACTATTATCTGAAAAATATGAAGAAAATGACGCTAGATATGCGATTGAGAATATCGATGCTGACTGGAAAGCACACGCATTGGCAACGGCTAAGCAATATCTTGCCGATTCTCCATTTTCAGATGCTGCTTTATATGATCAATTAATTTACGAAAAATTTACTCCTGAAGAGTCGCAATATGCAATCGACAATTTAAACTAA
- a CDS encoding MazG-like family protein, whose translation MGLIDYQKEIYQNKIDHHFNVTNVEKEFLLLYGEVAEAFDAYKKNDNIGDELADVAIYLLGLSEILGIDLEAEIQRKMTINKKRKYSSNGNGYATKIE comes from the coding sequence ATGGGTCTGATTGATTACCAAAAAGAAATTTATCAAAACAAGATTGACCATCATTTCAACGTTACTAATGTTGAAAAAGAATTTTTATTGCTTTATGGCGAGGTCGCTGAAGCATTCGATGCGTATAAGAAAAACGATAATATCGGTGATGAACTGGCTGATGTCGCTATCTATCTGCTGGGTCTTTCAGAAATACTCGGCATTGATCTTGAAGCAGAGATCCAGAGAAAAATGACCATCAACAAAAAAAGAAAGTATTCAAGTAATGGCAATGGATACGCAACAAAAATCGAATAG
- a CDS encoding AAA family ATPase, whose translation MSLIVLIGGQAVGKMTVGRELEKMIDAKLLYNHQTIDLFANFLGYNTYSFALSDKTRKELFKAFIANKGNNLTDSIIFTVLIGFDEPDNVTFLRDISNIFLSADEKVYFIELVADLEERLSRNVHEDRLAAKPSKRDIEFSTKELLDTMENHRLESHDGELKELFPDVQSMKIDNTSLSPCEVSELIVKEFHLV comes from the coding sequence ATGTCATTGATCGTCCTGATCGGCGGGCAAGCAGTCGGCAAAATGACGGTAGGCAGAGAACTGGAAAAAATGATCGATGCCAAGCTCTTGTACAACCATCAAACTATCGATCTATTTGCCAATTTTCTTGGCTATAACACCTACAGCTTTGCTCTTTCTGATAAAACTCGAAAGGAACTCTTCAAGGCTTTCATCGCAAATAAAGGAAACAATTTGACTGACTCGATCATTTTTACCGTCCTGATTGGTTTTGACGAGCCAGATAATGTAACATTTTTGCGAGATATCTCAAATATTTTTTTATCAGCAGATGAAAAGGTCTACTTTATTGAATTGGTAGCTGACCTTGAGGAACGTTTGAGTCGAAATGTTCATGAGGATCGTCTCGCCGCAAAGCCTTCAAAACGAGATATAGAATTTTCCACAAAAGAACTGTTGGATACGATGGAAAACCATCGTCTGGAAAGTCATGATGGCGAATTGAAAGAACTGTTTCCAGACGTACAATCCATGAAAATCGACAACACTTCTCTTTCGCCTTGTGAAGTTTCCGAATTGATCGTTAAAGAATTTCATCTTGTTTAA
- a CDS encoding ABC transporter ATP-binding protein: MKRILRIYWKENLLVGLFLLGEAIAQTVASLQIAHVFNAIIALDTRAFAITTSYVLAAFSVFLILIFFRIRWTARVVQKMVNHLRKDIVHRLTTVNYQTFHKETVGTYASWLTNDSNTIEKSFSSFYQIASGLIATVVSFLALFSFHWSLVLLTLLESIGMLLLPKLFEKEIKQRFITVSKRSETFLSQVTNYLSGFDTLYVFHRLPFIQQKVENAIEPLAASKIKQGDTNAKVATTGGIGNVLGQVSILALTGWLVLRKALAPGAVAATGNLASTIFNTLGNLNSYISEIQGATPLFQHYLALDPVNETPVADYQPTGGIKMENIDYRYLSDKPLFQGLSFDFEPNKKYAIVGASGSGKSTLLNILNGKIRDYEGSITLGNTELSQLAAGQIYQDVLYIDQSPYIFTGTIRENLMLDETFSDEELYHALEEADLLDMVRSQKDGLDQFVGENGRLLSGGQKQRLALARGFLRKKKIFLVDEGTANLDQTSAEKIEQLLLDKAELTVLMITHHLSPKIAAQLDGVLHLQDAAKIPA; the protein is encoded by the coding sequence ATGAAAAGAATTTTACGTATATATTGGAAGGAAAACCTGCTCGTTGGACTTTTTCTGTTAGGAGAAGCGATCGCGCAGACTGTCGCTTCTTTGCAGATTGCTCATGTTTTCAACGCTATCATTGCATTAGATACACGAGCATTTGCAATAACTACTAGCTATGTTTTAGCCGCTTTCTCCGTCTTTTTGATTTTGATTTTTTTCAGGATTCGCTGGACTGCCAGAGTCGTCCAAAAAATGGTCAATCATCTGCGAAAAGATATCGTCCATCGCTTGACAACTGTGAATTACCAAACCTTCCATAAAGAAACTGTGGGTACCTATGCTTCTTGGCTGACAAATGACAGCAACACCATTGAAAAAAGCTTCAGCAGTTTCTACCAGATCGCTAGCGGATTGATCGCCACTGTGGTCTCGTTCCTCGCCCTGTTTTCTTTCCACTGGTCATTGGTTTTGCTGACGCTTTTAGAAAGTATCGGGATGCTTTTACTGCCTAAACTTTTTGAAAAAGAAATAAAACAACGTTTCATCACCGTTTCAAAACGCAGCGAGACTTTTTTGAGCCAGGTGACGAATTACTTGAGCGGTTTTGATACATTGTACGTCTTTCATCGTCTGCCTTTTATCCAACAAAAAGTCGAAAACGCCATTGAGCCATTGGCAGCGAGTAAAATAAAACAAGGCGATACTAACGCAAAAGTCGCAACTACCGGCGGCATCGGGAATGTACTCGGTCAAGTATCGATTCTCGCACTGACCGGCTGGCTGGTTTTACGAAAAGCACTTGCTCCTGGTGCTGTCGCCGCCACTGGCAATCTCGCTTCAACGATTTTTAATACATTAGGAAATCTAAACAGCTATATCTCAGAGATCCAAGGAGCCACACCGCTGTTTCAACATTATCTGGCGCTTGATCCTGTCAATGAGACACCTGTTGCCGACTATCAACCAACTGGCGGCATCAAAATGGAAAACATCGACTATCGTTACCTTTCTGACAAGCCATTGTTTCAGGGTTTATCTTTTGATTTTGAACCTAATAAAAAATACGCCATCGTCGGCGCTAGCGGTTCAGGCAAAAGTACTCTGCTGAATATTTTAAACGGTAAGATCCGTGACTATGAAGGCTCCATCACGTTGGGAAATACTGAATTATCTCAACTTGCTGCCGGACAGATCTATCAAGATGTCCTGTATATCGACCAATCTCCTTATATATTTACCGGCACGATTCGAGAAAACCTGATGTTAGATGAAACTTTCTCAGATGAAGAGCTCTATCACGCACTAGAGGAGGCAGATCTCTTAGACATGGTCCGTTCACAAAAAGATGGTTTGGATCAATTTGTCGGCGAGAACGGCCGCCTGCTTTCTGGCGGACAAAAACAGCGTTTAGCGTTAGCTCGCGGTTTTCTACGGAAAAAGAAGATTTTTTTAGTAGATGAAGGAACCGCCAATTTAGACCAAACCAGCGCTGAAAAAATCGAGCAGCTGCTTTTAGATAAAGCTGAGCTGACTGTCCTGATGATCACTCACCACCTTTCGCCAAAAATCGCCGCACAATTAGATGGTGTGTTGCATCTGCAAGACGCAGCGAAAATTCCGGCGTGA
- a CDS encoding Rgg/GadR/MutR family transcriptional regulator has product MDFGETYRLMRKNKNIPLKEAAEGSISAAQLSRFENGKSMLTVDQFFRCLENINVSIEEFRFVQKETSRDRYQEDVKRLEVVINKNQKEESRALMKELYQRSTSAYSWPLFLGDFIYYILVLKEDKDFIGSDTRVVRYLHQVEEWGEMELRLFSLFCFLFEPEELYIFSKGMIKKAGSYLELPQTQRLYFDIMYNLFQVFIYRKKLAYAREILQLTGQALEKKVDLLFAQIEYLYNKGIMCYMEDQIADGNRYFDQVLSICRIFKQKERFQQMNMLIDLWKTEHKDPDSTPLSLNMNLYL; this is encoded by the coding sequence ATGGACTTCGGAGAAACCTATCGTTTGATGCGAAAAAATAAAAACATCCCCTTGAAAGAAGCGGCAGAAGGCAGTATCAGCGCAGCACAGCTTTCTCGTTTTGAAAACGGCAAGTCTATGTTGACTGTCGATCAATTTTTCCGCTGTTTGGAAAATATCAATGTATCCATCGAAGAATTTCGTTTCGTTCAAAAAGAGACTTCCAGAGATCGGTATCAAGAGGATGTCAAGCGCTTAGAGGTAGTGATAAATAAGAATCAAAAAGAAGAAAGCCGAGCGTTGATGAAAGAATTGTATCAACGTAGTACGTCCGCATATAGCTGGCCGCTTTTTTTAGGAGATTTTATCTACTATATTTTGGTCTTGAAGGAAGATAAAGATTTTATCGGTTCTGACACGCGGGTCGTTCGCTATCTGCATCAGGTGGAGGAGTGGGGCGAGATGGAGTTGCGGCTTTTTTCGCTTTTTTGTTTTTTATTTGAACCGGAAGAACTTTACATATTTTCAAAAGGGATGATCAAAAAAGCTGGCAGTTATCTGGAATTGCCGCAAACACAGCGGTTGTATTTTGATATCATGTACAACCTATTTCAAGTTTTTATTTATCGAAAAAAATTGGCTTACGCACGGGAGATCTTGCAACTGACGGGACAAGCTTTGGAAAAAAAGGTCGATCTGCTGTTTGCGCAAATCGAATATTTATATAATAAAGGGATCATGTGTTATATGGAGGACCAAATAGCAGACGGCAATCGCTATTTTGATCAAGTACTTTCTATTTGTCGAATCTTCAAACAAAAAGAACGATTCCAACAAATGAATATGCTGATCGACTTATGGAAAACAGAGCATAAGGATCCGGACTCTACTCCATTGTCCTTAAACATGAATCTGTATCTTTGA
- a CDS encoding YqeG family HAD IIIA-type phosphatase, with amino-acid sequence MFANYKPTWMVNAIYDLTPEQLKKHGIRAVLTDLDNTLIAWNNPDGTDELRQWLVNMEKAGIPVIVVSNNSADRVERALKALELGYVSRALKPFARGIRLGHQRLNMTKDEVVMVGDQLMTDIRGAHRAGVRSILVKPLVETDAWNTRINRFMERKVMKRLLKDNPDMKWRGDLSE; translated from the coding sequence ATGTTTGCAAATTACAAACCAACATGGATGGTAAACGCCATTTATGATCTGACTCCAGAACAATTAAAAAAACACGGGATCCGGGCGGTTTTGACGGATCTGGACAATACATTGATCGCTTGGAACAATCCAGATGGCACTGACGAATTGCGTCAATGGTTGGTAAATATGGAGAAAGCCGGTATTCCGGTGATCGTAGTTTCCAACAACAGCGCAGATCGTGTAGAACGGGCCCTCAAGGCATTGGAACTCGGCTACGTTTCACGAGCATTGAAACCTTTTGCTCGAGGGATCCGTCTTGGTCATCAACGTTTGAACATGACAAAAGACGAGGTCGTGATGGTAGGCGATCAGCTGATGACAGATATCCGCGGCGCTCATCGTGCAGGTGTCCGCAGTATTTTAGTAAAACCATTGGTAGAAACGGATGCGTGGAATACCCGTATCAATCGTTTTATGGAACGCAAAGTCATGAAGCGGCTTTTAAAAGACAATCCAGATATGAAATGGCGAGGTGATTTAAGTGAGTGA